The sequence below is a genomic window from Methylocystis sp. IM3.
GACCGACGCGCCCAAGCTCGAGAGCAAGGAGAAGAGCGAGCAGGATTCGCCCGAGGAGCAGAAGGAGGCCAAGACGCCGCGCAACGAGCCGCCGACGGAGAAGGTCACGCCCAAGGACGAGAAGCCCGAGGGGCTCAAGGACGCGACTGACGAGGCCGACGGCGACAAGACGCCCGAGCCCGCGCCTCAAAAGGAGATCGAGGACAAGCCGGACGCCGAGATCATCGAGCGCGCCGAAAAGACGCCCACGCCAACGCAGCAGCCCGAGACGAAGGACACGAAGGCGGCCAAGAAGGGGCAGGGGATGACGATCGCCGACATGGTGGCGGCGATGGCGCCGCTGCCGGACTTCAAGCTGGCGGCGCCGCCCAAGACCTCGCCCATCGGCGGCGGCCAGGCCAAGACGACCTATCTGACGATCCTCTACGGGCTCATCATGCCGCATATGCGCATTCCGCCGCGCGTGCGCGCGATCCCCATGTCGAGCCGGGGCGTCGTGGCCTTCTACATCGACGAAATGGGCAATCTGACCCATCAGGCGGTCTACAAGACGAGCGGCCTGCCCGATCTCGACGCCGCGGCGCTGGCCGCCGTGCGCGCCGCCGCGCCTTTTCCCGCCCCGCCGCGCGGCCTTCCGCGCGCGATGCTGTTCACCTATGCGACGAAATAGGGGGCCTCAGCCCGCCAGCGCGATGGCGGAGACGAGGCGCCCGTAATCCGGCTCCTGCCGGTGCACGGTGCGCCGGTAGCTGAAGCAGCGGGCCTCGTCGGCGTAGGTGTCGATGCCGAGCGCCTCGAAGGAGGCGACCTCCAGGCGCTCGACGCGGGCGGCGATGAAGCTTTGGAGATCGAAGAGCGAATGGCCCGCCCGCGGCGAGGGCGAGAAGAAGCGCGCGTAGGCGCGGTCCGCCTCGAGGAAGCGGGCGGAGAACTCCGGCCCGACCTCGTAGCTCGTGGCGCCGATGGCCGGGCCCAGCGCAATATGGATATCCGCGCGACGCGCCCCTTGCGTCTCCATGGCGGCGACGGTTGCCTCGATCATGCCCGTCAGCGCGCCTTTCCAGCCCGCGTGACAGGCCCCGATCACGCCCGCCCGCGCATCGGCGAAGAGCAGCATGCCGCAGTCGGCGCCCGTGACGCCGAGCGCCAGCGCGCCCTCGCGCGTCACGAGCCCGTCGCAGCGGGGCCGCGCCTCGGGCGCCCAGGGCTCGCGGATGGTCAGGGCGTCGGCGGAGTGGATTTGGAAAGGCACCAGCAGCCGCTCCGGCGCAACGCCGACACGCCCCGCCATGCGGGCGCGGTTTTCGAGCACGCGCGCCGGCTCGTCCTTCGAGCCGACGCCGCCATTGAGCGAGCCATAGACGCCCTCCGAGACGCCGCCCTCCCGCGTGAAAAAGGCGTGGCGCACGCCGGGAAGATCGAGATTTGCGGCATGAAGCGCGGGCGTCGCGGTCATTTTTCTTCCAGTTTCCCTCAGACGACGAAGCCCGGCATGTCGGGCATGTCGGGATGCGTCACCGCCATGACCTTGAACAAGGCGCCCATATGGCGGCGGGGGTCCTTCACGCCGGTCAGGCGGTCGAGCGCGTCGACGATCGCCTGAGCCTGTTCGGGCGTCGCCTTCTTCATCAGCGATTGCGCGCGCCGCTCGATGCCGAGCTGCAACAGGAAATGCGCTTGCGTCACCGGCCCCAGCACCTTGGCGCCCTCGGCCCTGGCGGCGCGGGCGAGGGCGGCGAAATCGACATGGGCGGTCAGATCGGCCTCGCCCGGCTCGGCGAGCGGATCGACATAGGCATGGCGCGCGACCGCCTGGAGGCTGTCGCCGAGCGAGGTTTCGGCGTAGCCATAGTCGATCACGAGGAGCGCGCCGCCCTCCTGCACGAGGCGCGCGGCGATCTCGCCCATGATGCGCTGCGCCGCGGCGCTGACCTCGATGATCGAGCCCTCGCGGGCGGGAATTTGCAAAGAGGGCTCGGTCTGGTGCGACAGGCCGAAGACGAGTTCGCCCGCGGCGTCGAGCCCCACGAGCCGCTCGCGCCAGCCGGTGATGGTCTTGACGTAATGGCGCACCGGCAGCGCGTCGAAAAACTCATTGGCGAGCATGATCGCGGGGCCGGGCGGCGTGTCGTTCACATCGGCGCTCCAGCTCACGGGCTTGGCCGCCCGCGCGAGCGTCTGTTCCTGAATGCGGCGCAGGGCCGGGCTCATCTCGACGAGATGGACCGAAACCGCCTCGAGGAACCCCGGCGCGATGCGCGCGACGCGCAGCACGTCGGCCATCAGCGTCCCGCGTCCCGGCCCCAGCTCGATCAATCGCGCCGAGGCGGGCGACCCCGCGAGCCGCCACGCTTCCGTCGCCCAGACGCCGAGCAATTCGCCGAACATCTGGCTGATCTCGGGGGCCGTGATGAAATCGCCGCCGGCGCCGAAGGGGTCGCGCGTCATGTAATAGCCATGGCGGGGATGGCCAAGGCACAGGCTCATATAACGCTCCAGCGTCATCGGCCCGTCATGGGCGATCATCGCCGCAATTTCCTGTTTCAGCGCATTCATGCGGGCGCGCTCCTGCGGCGCATCGAAAAGAGGAGGAGGGCGGCGCCGGCGACGATCAGCGGCAGGGAGAGCACCATGCCCATCGTCAGCCCATGCGGCAGCGCCTCCTGCACCGGATCAGGCTCGCGGAAGAATTCGCAGAAAATGCGGGCGAGCCCATAGCCGACTCCGAAGAGGCCGGTGACGAGGCCGGGATGTTTCAGCCCGCCGGCGCGCGCGACGAGCCACAAAGCCGCAAACAGCGCAATTCCCTCCAGCCCCGCTTCATAGAGCTGGCTCGGATGGCGCGGCGCGTCGCCGGCGGGCGGGAAGACCATGGCCCAGGGAACGTCGGTCTCGCGCCCCCACATCTCCGGCTTGATGAAATTGGCCAGCCGGCCAAAGAACAGGCCGAGCGGAGAAACCGCGGCGCAAATATCGGAAATCGTGAGAAAGGGCAGGCGATGGCTGCGCGCGAAGAGCGCCATGCCGATCAAGGCGCCGATCAATCCGCCATGGAAGGCCATGCCGCCTTTCCATGTCTGAAGGATTTCGAGCGGGTGTGAAAGATAGAAGGCCGGGTCGTAGATCAGCACATGGCCGAGCCTGCCGCCGATGATCACGCCAAAGGCCGTATTGACGATGAGGTCGTCGATTCCCGCCCGGCTCGGCCGCGGCTGTCCAGGCGCCCAGAGCGCGTCATTGCCGACGAGCAGGCGCATGCCCATCCAGGCGCAGAGGAACCCGCCGATATAGGCCAGCGCATACCAGCGGATCGGGAACGGCCCGAGATGGACCGCGACCGGATCGATAAGGGGAAAGGGCAGGATGAAGAAGGGCATAAACAGGGTCCGGACGGGCGCGCGACTCAGGCCCGCGCCGCGTTAACCTTTTAGCGGCGGCGGAAGGGGATGTCATGCCCTGCGCGCAGACGCCCGCGCGCGCCTCCCGGTCGAGAACCGCCGGGAGAGGCGCGGCGCGTCCCCTCTCCCGCGATGCGGGGGAGGGAGGGGGCCTCTTACGCCGCCTTTTTCTGCGGCAGGAAGCGCCCGTAGAAGGTTTCGCCCTTCGCCGCCATGTCCCGCAGCAAGGGCGGCGGCTCGAAGCGGGGGCCGTGCCGGGCGGCGAGCGCGTCGCAGAGCGCCACGAACGCTTTCGCGCCCATGCCGTCGATATAGGAGAGCACGCCGCCGGTGAAGGGCGCGAAGCCGAAGCCGAGAATGGAGCCGACATCCGCTTCGCGCGGATCGGTGACGACGCCCTCGGCGAGGGTGCGCGCCGCCTCGACCGCCTGCACGACGAGGAACCGCTCCTTCAACTCCGTCACGTCGAGCGTGTCCGGATCGAGCATCGCTTCCGCGAGCGCGGAGAGGCCGGGCCAGAGGCTCTTCGAGCCGTCGGGATGATAGTCGTAGAAACCCTTGCCGTTCTTGCGCCCATAGCGGCCGTTTTCCTCGACCATGAAGCGCAGCACGCGCTCCTGCCGGGGATCGATCGCCTTGTCGCCCAGATCCTTCTTGGTGGCGTTGAGGATCTTCCAGCCGAGATCGAGCGCGACCTCGTCATTGAGCGAGAGCGGCCCGACCGGCATGCCGGCCATGCGCGCGACATTCTCGATCATCGCCGGGGGCACGCCCTCGGTCAGCATGATCTGCCCCTCGCGCACAAAATTCAGCACGCAGCGATTGGCGTAGAAGCCGCGCGAATCATTCACGACGATGGGCGTCTTCTTGATGATGCGGATGAAGTCGAGCGCCGCCGCCAGCGCCCGGTCGCCCGTTTCCTTGCCCATGATCACTTCGACGAGCAGCATCTTCTCGACCGGCGAGAAGAAGTGGATGCCGATGAAGTTCTCGGGGTTCATCGAGGTCTCGGCGAGCGAGCTGATCGGCAGCGTCGAGGTGTTGGAGGCGAAGATCACATCGCCGCCCACGACCCCTTGCGCCCGCGCCGTCACTTCGGCCTTCACCGCGCGATCCTCGAAGACGGCTTCGAGAATCAGGTCGCAGCCCGCAAGCGCGGCGTAATCGGCGGTCGCCGTCACTCGCGCCATCAGCGCCTCCTTGTCGGCCGGCGTGGCGCGCCCCTTGGCGACGGAGCCGGACATCAGCCGGTCGATCGTCGCCTTTCCCTTGTCGGCGCTCTCCCGATCGCGGTCGATCAGCACGACCTCGATTCCATTGAGCGCGCTCACATAGGCGACGCCCGCGCCCATGAAGCCGGCGCCGAGCACGCCGATTTTCTTCAGCGTGGTCGGCGGGATTTCCGCCGGGCGATGCGCGCCCTTCTCCAGCTCGGTCTTGGAGAGGAACAGCGAACGGATCATCGCCGCCGCTACCTTCGAGCGCAGAATATGCGCAAACCAGCGCGCTTCGACGTCGAGCGCCTGATCCATCGGCAATTGCAGCCCTTCGTAGACCGCATGCAGAATGGCCTTGGCGGCCGGATAATTGTCGTAGGTTTCGCGGCGATAGATGGCGTTCGCCGCTGGCCAGATCATCATGCCCGTGGGCGAGAAGACCTTGCCGGAGGGGTTCTTGAAGTCCTTGGCGTCCCATGGCGCCTGCGCCTTGCCGCCATTGGCGATCCACGCCCGCGCGCGCGACACGATTTCGTCGCGCGGCGCGATCTCGTGGACGAGCTTCGCGCCCAGCGCGGCTTTCGGCTTTACCTGATCGCCACGGAAGAGAAATTGCAGCGCGTCGCCCGTCTGCATGAGGCGCGAGACGCGTTGCGTGCCGCCGGCGCCGGGGAAGAGGCCGACCTTGATCTCCGGCAGGCCGACCTTGGTTTTCTCGTCATCCGCCATCACGCGGTAATGGCAGGCGAGCGCGAGCTCGAAGGCTCCGCCGAGGCAGACGCCGTGGATCGCGACGGCGAAAGGCTTTCCGCAGATTTCGAGCTTGCGATAAAGCCGCGACAATCTGCTCGAGGTTTCGAAGAAGAGCCGATTGGCGGCGTCTTCGCCTTGCTCCTTCATCGCCTTGGCGTGCTGCGCCGCGCCCTGTTGCAGCATGGAGAGATCGGCGCCGCCGGAAAAGGCGCTCTTGCCGGAGGCGATGACGCAGCCCTTGATGGCGGCGTCTCCCGCGACCGCGTCCACGACCTGTTGAAGGTCGTCCATCACCTCCGGCGTGATGACGTTCATCGAGCGGCCCGGCATGTCCCATGTCAGGAGCGCAACGCCGTCGGCGCCGGTCTCGAAGCGGAAATTGGCGAGGTTCATTGTTTCGCTCCCGAAACTTGAAAGCTTCATCTTCAAGACCCTGTCCCGCGACAGCGGAAAGGGCCGGGGAGGGGACTTACACCCGTTCGATGATCGTCGCCGTGCCCATGCCGGCGCCGATGCAAAGCGTCACCAGCGCGGTGGATTTGCCGGTGCGCTCCAGTTCGTCGAGCGCGATGCCGACGAGCATGGCGCCCGTGGCGCCGAGCGGATGGCCCATGGCGATGGCGCCGCCATTCGGATTGACCTTGGCGGGGTCGAGATCGAAGGCCTGCAGATAGCGCAGCACCACGGCGGCGAAGGCTTCGTTAATTTCGATGAGGTCGATGTCGTCGAGGCTCATGCGCGCGCGGTCGAGCAGCTTGCGCGTCACATCGACCGGCCCGGTCAGCATGATCGCCGGCTCAGAGCCAATATTGGCGAATGCGCGAATGCGCGCGCGGGGCTTCACGCCGATCTTCTCCCCGGCTTCCTTCGAGCCGACGAGCACCGCCGCGGCGCCGTCGACGATGCCGGAGGAATTGCCGGCGTGATGCACGTAATCGAGTCTTTCGATCGCCGGATAGGCTTGAATGGCCACGGCGTCGAAACCGCCCTGCTGGGCGTAAAAGGCGAAAGAGGGCTTGAGGCTCGCGAGCGCCTGCATGTTGGTGTCGGGCCGCATGTGCTCGTCATAGTCGAGAAGCGTGAGGCCGTTTACGTCCTTCACCGGCACGACGGATTTCGCGAAGCGGCCTTCGCGCCACGCCGTCCCCGCCCGCTTCTGCGATTCGACCGCATAGGCGTCGACATCGTCGCGCGAGAAACCGTATTTCGTCGCGATGAGATCGGCGGAGACGCCCTGCGGCATGAAATAGGAGGGGATCGCAATCGTCGGATCGACCGGCCAGGCGCCGCCCGAGGCGCCGATGCCGACGCGGCTCATCGACTCGACGCCGCCGCCGATTGCGAGTTCGTGCTGGCCGGACATGATTTCAGCCGCCGCGAAATTCACGGAATCGAGGCCAGATGCGCAGAAGCGGTTGATCTGCACGCCCGGCACTTTGTACGAAAAGCCCGAGGCGATGGCGGAAGCGCGCGCAATGTCGCCGCCGGCTTCGCCGACGGGATCGACGCAACCGAGGATGACATCGTCGACCTCCGGTCCCGCGATGTTGTTGCGCGCCTTGATCGCTTTCAGCGCCGTATTGGCGAGGCCGAGCGAGGAGACTTCGTGCAGCGAACCATCCGGCTTGCCGCGCCCGCGCGGCGTCCGCACGGCGTCGTAAATGTAAGCGTCGGGCATGGCGTTTCCTCTTTCTATCTCGCCCGGGACTGCATCCGACCCCGTTTTGCGGGGCCGCCCCGTATCGGGGCGGGAAGCCGCCCGGCTCTAGAACATCTCCGCCGGAAGCGACATCATCGTGTCGGCCCCTGTGACGATGCGCGCAAGACGCAGCGCCGTCTCCGGCAGCATGCGCTCCATGAAAAAGCGCGCGGTGGCAAGCTTTGCATCCATGCGCGCCGCCTGATCCGGCTCGCGCGATTTCTTCTCCATCGCGGCGGCCGCGATCTTCACGAACATCAGCCCCATCGCGACGCGGCCGAGAAGATGCATGTAATCATAGGAGGCCGCGCCCGCATTGTCGGGCTTCGCCATGGCGTTCTGCATGAGCCACATGGTGGCTTTCTGAAGATCGTTCAGCGCCGCCTGCGCAGGCGCGACGAAAGGCTTCATCGCCTCCCTGTCGCCATGCGCCTGCAACAGCTCGGCGCTGTCCTTGAAGAAGGCCATGATGGCGCGGCCGCCGTCGCGCGGCAGTTTGCGGCCGACGAGGTCGAGCGCCTGAATGCCATTCGCGCCCTCGTAAATCATGGCGATGCGCGCGTCGCGCACGAACTGCTCCATGCCCCATTCGCGAATGTAGCCATGGCCGCCGAAGACCTGCTGCGCCTTCACGGCGTTGTCGAAGCCGACGTCGGTCAGCACGCCCTTGAGCACCGGCGTCATCAGGCCCAGCCGATCTTCCGCCGCCTGCCGCGCCGCGGCGTCCTCCGAGCGGTGCGCCACGTCGCTGTCGAGCGCGGCGGAAAGCGTCAGGGCGCGCGCCGCCTCGTTGAAGGCCTTGATCTCCATCAGCATCCGGCGAATGTCGGGATGCACGATGATCGGATCGGCCTTTTTGTCGGGAAATTTCGGTCCCGACAGCGCGCGGC
It includes:
- a CDS encoding class I SAM-dependent methyltransferase, producing MNALKQEIAAMIAHDGPMTLERYMSLCLGHPRHGYYMTRDPFGAGGDFITAPEISQMFGELLGVWATEAWRLAGSPASARLIELGPGRGTLMADVLRVARIAPGFLEAVSVHLVEMSPALRRIQEQTLARAAKPVSWSADVNDTPPGPAIMLANEFFDALPVRHYVKTITGWRERLVGLDAAGELVFGLSHQTEPSLQIPAREGSIIEVSAAAQRIMGEIAARLVQEGGALLVIDYGYAETSLGDSLQAVARHAYVDPLAEPGEADLTAHVDFAALARAARAEGAKVLGPVTQAHFLLQLGIERRAQSLMKKATPEQAQAIVDALDRLTGVKDPRRHMGALFKVMAVTHPDMPDMPGFVV
- a CDS encoding acetyl-CoA C-acetyltransferase: MPDAYIYDAVRTPRGRGKPDGSLHEVSSLGLANTALKAIKARNNIAGPEVDDVILGCVDPVGEAGGDIARASAIASGFSYKVPGVQINRFCASGLDSVNFAAAEIMSGQHELAIGGGVESMSRVGIGASGGAWPVDPTIAIPSYFMPQGVSADLIATKYGFSRDDVDAYAVESQKRAGTAWREGRFAKSVVPVKDVNGLTLLDYDEHMRPDTNMQALASLKPSFAFYAQQGGFDAVAIQAYPAIERLDYVHHAGNSSGIVDGAAAVLVGSKEAGEKIGVKPRARIRAFANIGSEPAIMLTGPVDVTRKLLDRARMSLDDIDLIEINEAFAAVVLRYLQAFDLDPAKVNPNGGAIAMGHPLGATGAMLVGIALDELERTGKSTALVTLCIGAGMGTATIIERV
- the lgt gene encoding prolipoprotein diacylglyceryl transferase, coding for MPFFILPFPLIDPVAVHLGPFPIRWYALAYIGGFLCAWMGMRLLVGNDALWAPGQPRPSRAGIDDLIVNTAFGVIIGGRLGHVLIYDPAFYLSHPLEILQTWKGGMAFHGGLIGALIGMALFARSHRLPFLTISDICAAVSPLGLFFGRLANFIKPEMWGRETDVPWAMVFPPAGDAPRHPSQLYEAGLEGIALFAALWLVARAGGLKHPGLVTGLFGVGYGLARIFCEFFREPDPVQEALPHGLTMGMVLSLPLIVAGAALLLFSMRRRSAPA
- a CDS encoding 3-hydroxyacyl-CoA dehydrogenase NAD-binding domain-containing protein — translated: MNLANFRFETGADGVALLTWDMPGRSMNVITPEVMDDLQQVVDAVAGDAAIKGCVIASGKSAFSGGADLSMLQQGAAQHAKAMKEQGEDAANRLFFETSSRLSRLYRKLEICGKPFAVAIHGVCLGGAFELALACHYRVMADDEKTKVGLPEIKVGLFPGAGGTQRVSRLMQTGDALQFLFRGDQVKPKAALGAKLVHEIAPRDEIVSRARAWIANGGKAQAPWDAKDFKNPSGKVFSPTGMMIWPAANAIYRRETYDNYPAAKAILHAVYEGLQLPMDQALDVEARWFAHILRSKVAAAMIRSLFLSKTELEKGAHRPAEIPPTTLKKIGVLGAGFMGAGVAYVSALNGIEVVLIDRDRESADKGKATIDRLMSGSVAKGRATPADKEALMARVTATADYAALAGCDLILEAVFEDRAVKAEVTARAQGVVGGDVIFASNTSTLPISSLAETSMNPENFIGIHFFSPVEKMLLVEVIMGKETGDRALAAALDFIRIIKKTPIVVNDSRGFYANRCVLNFVREGQIMLTEGVPPAMIENVARMAGMPVGPLSLNDEVALDLGWKILNATKKDLGDKAIDPRQERVLRFMVEENGRYGRKNGKGFYDYHPDGSKSLWPGLSALAEAMLDPDTLDVTELKERFLVVQAVEAARTLAEGVVTDPREADVGSILGFGFAPFTGGVLSYIDGMGAKAFVALCDALAARHGPRFEPPPLLRDMAAKGETFYGRFLPQKKAA
- a CDS encoding TonB family protein, encoding MVCERRGLWHIRRHDFTAGLPCRRWLGEGFFSSEMNETIRQKPRAAAIAAVAMERLFDPRLRGGVTPRPRFLAFLLLCLLLHLAIVAFLLWEDRHTEFAPPQEEIPVEVITEPPPPPEEKKQEEPPPPEPPQPEPEKQKAPPPPPPPPVEEEKPATDAPKLESKEKSEQDSPEEQKEAKTPRNEPPTEKVTPKDEKPEGLKDATDEADGDKTPEPAPQKEIEDKPDAEIIERAEKTPTPTQQPETKDTKAAKKGQGMTIADMVAAMAPLPDFKLAAPPKTSPIGGGQAKTTYLTILYGLIMPHMRIPPRVRAIPMSSRGVVAFYIDEMGNLTHQAVYKTSGLPDLDAAALAAVRAAAPFPAPPRGLPRAMLFTYATK
- a CDS encoding polyphenol oxidase family protein, which codes for MTATPALHAANLDLPGVRHAFFTREGGVSEGVYGSLNGGVGSKDEPARVLENRARMAGRVGVAPERLLVPFQIHSADALTIREPWAPEARPRCDGLVTREGALALGVTGADCGMLLFADARAGVIGACHAGWKGALTGMIEATVAAMETQGARRADIHIALGPAIGATSYEVGPEFSARFLEADRAYARFFSPSPRAGHSLFDLQSFIAARVERLEVASFEALGIDTYADEARCFSYRRTVHRQEPDYGRLVSAIALAG